DNA sequence from the Malus domestica chromosome 11, GDT2T_hap1 genome:
TCAATGCTCTTGACATTTTGTTGTGTGTGTTTATTAATACAGGATGAAGGTCTACATGATTCGAGTAAAATTGCTGCTTTTGATTTTGATGGATGTCTTGCCAACACTAATGTAAAGAGGTAAAGCCAATCTGATGTTTCAGGCATTATCTTGGGTGGAATATATCTTATTGAAATGTGTATggaactattttatttttgaacaagGTATTGGCCAATAATGAATGATGCACAAAGCATTTTCAACAGACAAGCCATCTCAATTATTGGCGACACCTTaatgtatgatgtagatccATGTATGCAGACAGCAGAATGTATTTCTATGCTCATCCATGTCTAGGTGACAAAATACAGAATTTTGTAATTAACATATATCATCTCTGTCAATCAGGTGTAATATTaaagaaaaggagttgaaataTTTCTTGTAAAATGGAACACATTTTAAGAATGTGTAACTTAATATGCCATATAAGTTATGGACTAAGAAACTTTGAAGATTGCAAGGGTAGTGGATGTTACTACTTGTACATGtttttgttcattcaagtataATGCTAAATTGTGACATATATTGGATGCATTAATTCAAGTCCGAGTCTGTGAAGTGGATTTGGGGAATGCTTTGTGAATTATAAGTATATAGTATTAGTAAATATGTTCATGATGACAGTCTGATATGTATCTTTTTTAATGGTTCCAGCAATGTAAATGTTATAAGCAAGTTTCATTTGTACTCTCATTTGGCCTGACATGCTGGTCTGATCTCAGAGTAGGTCCTGATGCTTGGTCTCTTATGTATCCTTCAATACCTGATAAGCTGCAGAGCCTGTACAAAGATGGCTACAAGCtggtttgtgtttttttattttttaatttattttttattttttattttaagtctAAGCTAATGAGGTTATATGCAAAAGTCTTGAGATTCACATTTGTTTAGTTGTCTGGGCTTGAATTGATTGGAAATTTGACTACATCAGGTAATCTTTACGAATGAATCCAACATAGAGCGCTGGAAGAATAAGAGACAAGTAGCTGTGGACTCAAAAATTGGGCGCCTCAACAATTTTATTGGGCAAGTAAGGGTCCCAATTCAGGTAAATTCTCTCCGACTAACCTACATTATTTCTTATGTGGTCACAACATCCAATCTTGCAATGGCCATTTCTGATGCAACTAATATATTCATCATTTCATCTTTAATTATTACCTCCAAAACTCTATTGAGAGAACCATTATCTAGACAAACTATGAAAtgagttttattttcttttttcaagaaaaatacgCAAGGAATATTGAAGTTATCTGTGTCCAGGTTTTCATAGCTTGTGGCCTAGGCAAAGTTGGTAAAGCAGAAGACCCCTTTCGCAAGCCCAAACCTGGGATGTGGCATATTTTGGAACAACACTTCAACTCTGGCATTTCCATCGACATGGATCAGTAAACTATTTTTATctcttgttttgtttctatATCACTGTTCTCCACATGAAAGACTTAGAATAGCTACCTTAATGAtcgggtaatgctagggagatcaaatttttaaaccaaattgtgtaaaccaaataatgtggttggtgatgattggattattaattaagtgtcgattaacttgcttatttcctattggtgatacatcatttggtttaaaaatttggtctcctcAGCGTTATCCTTAATGATCAGTTAGTTTAGTTTGTTTCAATGGCATTTATTATCAAAAGAACAGGATCAGTGATCGTATAAAAGCCCTTTCTGTCTGCATTGCAGATCCTTTTATGTTGGTGATGCAGCCGGGAGACAAAAGGATCATAGTGATGCTGATATTAAATTTGCGGAGGTACAAACATACAATACTACATCACACGCATGTAGAAATTTAAGCTGGGTCTATGCTACAGTTGTACTTACTGGTGTACAAGGACTTTCTATTTCCCATCATCCATTTATTAAATCCTTTGAGCATTGTCGTAGTCCCGCCTCTGTCAATCTACTAAAAGGGAACATCAATCTGAAAAAGAATATGTAAGTTCATGCAGTTTCTGAATAACATCTCTATATATGTTAGTAAATAGTAAGTGCTAAAATTGTGCCGCAGTTCCACTGTATCAGAGCAGTATGACTTTTTCTCTGGTAAGAACAGTAAAAATTACTTACACAGAACAGGATTGGTGAACAAAGCTTGATAATAAACGGTTCTTGGAAGGATTTATACATGAATTCGTGAGTTAGGATTGTTTAATCTTGGTTCATAGTCTTAGTCCACATGAGCCTTTCAtgactttcttcttcttgttagtAAACGTGTGAACATGGAAATGAGTAAATGATTGCCAGTCACCGAGGTTTCTTTGGTTTATCTAGTATAGTCGAACAATGGTTCTAGTGCTTGGACATTATCCTTGCTGGTTTGAGATTACTCTCCCTTTCAAAATAAATCTAAAGGAGGTTCGGTGCTTATAGTTTTTCTGTCTTTGCAGGCTGTTGGTGTTAAGTTTTACGTCCCAGAGGAATACTTTGGTGTTTGAGGAATTTTTCGGTCACCGGCTCCACCCTCCAACTGCAAAATTCAGCGTTCACGTTGGCTGTCAATGTTGTAGGGGATGTttaaaattagattttatttttccttttcttgctATGCTCCTCTCTGTTGCAATGAATTAAGCACCGGATGAAACCCTACTTGTAAATTCTTGGATTAGGATAAGTTACTTTCCACTGTGTAGTGTCGCAAAGATTCTGTTTTCTTTTGAAAGGagaatggatttgatgaattcaCTTCTATACATTCTTCCCACGTTAACTCAATATTCTTGTATCTGCGCATAGAGAAATTTTTGGGTGCGGCCGTCTAGACTTTGTGGCTGTCACACACAAAACACCCCGCTCCTGTATAATGGCCTCGCACAGCCCATTGTGTTTGCTGCTGGGTAGTTCGGACTAATGGGTTTGGAGGGCATGTTCTTTTGCAACGGGGCAGTCTTATGAGGGGCACACATAAACCAGAGCAGCAAAACTATTGTTTAAAAGTAACTTTTCTGGTTTGGGGGGCAAGAAAAAAGGTAACTTCTCTAGTTTATGAGTGTCTTTTTGGAGTTAGTATTTAGTGGTCCGAATTATCGTCTAGTCTTGCTATATATTCGTTAAATTGGCAAgtaacaaaaatattattttctcaattCAATTATGATCGTTTATTTCTCATATTACTGAGTAATCcagattattaaaaaaaaaaaaatttggtaatttggtAATTTCTGTTTTTGCACTCGTTACCTAGGTGACGCACAACATAAGCATTTTAGTGTCCGGTAAGTGTAAACTCAAAGCTTGGGACTCGGAGAAAATTTCCAATGTGCTGAGAACACGGTTTGGTACACAAAAATATTGTCTAGTCCTGCTttatattcattaaattggcaagtaaacaaaaatattattttctcgattCAATTATGACCGTTCATTTCTCGTGCTATTGAGTAGTCCGGATTACTAAAAAAATTGGTCTTTTTGATAATTTGGTAATTTCCTTTTCTACCGTGGTTACTTAGGTGACGCACGTCATAAGTATTTGAGTGTTCGGTAAGTGTAAAACTCAAAGTGTGCAActtggagaaaattttcaatgtgaTAAGAACATAGTTCAGTACACCAAGTGTCATAATGTAATtggttaaaattttctttttcaggTTTCCAACCAATTCTATTACAACACTTCGTGGATCGTATTTCAGAAAAATGCATCCGTGAAACGTGGCAACATCCCATGCAATAGTACGATCCaacagcaagaagaagaagcaggttCCTAGTTCCTAGTTCCTAGTTGTATAAAATGAATTGAATTGGATTGGTCACAGAAGGAATTGGCTAACAAAAGCAATCAGGATTCAGGAATAATCagcagcaaaagcaaaagcaaaagccatGGATCCCTACTTCCAGCAGAGACTAAGAGATGAAGTCATCTACCTCCACTCTCTCTGGTACCAGGGTCCCccttcctcctcctctaatCCTAACCCTAGACTCCACCAACCCAATCCCTATCCCAATCGCAATCCCAATTTCAATCCCAATCCCAATCCCAATCCCAATCCCAATCCCAATCCGTATAACAGACCCAGACCCAGAAGAAATGTTACAAACCCCTCGCAACCCGACCCCCTTCCCCAATCGGGTCATCAAggcccctcctcctcctcctctaagAGGAAGAGAAATAGAAATTCAAGGCACGAAAGAGAAAGACCGGCCAAGAAGAACCCCTCCCAACCCGACCCGCTTCCTCCGCATTCCGGGCCTCCTTGGCCCTGCCCCAGCCCCGCCCGTGACTCTGCCCCGGGCTCATCCACCCAGTGGCCTGCAATGCCCGCCAAGCCCAATTCGGCTGCGGTGGCCCAACCCCCTTCCCCTGAAGAACAAGCAAGGCTCGCTGCACTGAAACTGCAGCACGGCGCCCTAGACTTTTGCCGGGGGTTGTTTTCCGGCAATGATGGGTCGGACGGGGAGGAGTCCGAGGCGGAAGAGAGTGAAGATGGAGAGGACTACTGTGTTGAGAACGGCGAAACAGAGGAGTACAAGGTGCTGTTGAATTTGTTTGTTGAGAGGACTGAGCTGAGGAGGTACTATGAGGTGAATTATGAGAATGGGGAGTTCTGTTGCTTGGTGTGCGACGTGTTGGGAAAGAAGAAGAGGGTCAGGAGCTGTGTTGGGCTTGTTCAGCACTCGATTTCCATTACCAACACGAAGAAGAAGCGGGTTCATAGGGCTTTTGCACAGGTGGTGTGTAAGGTTTTGGGTTGGGATTTTGACAGGCTGCCGACGATTGTGCTCAAAGGCGAAAGGCTCGGTCTTTCGTTGGAGAACCAGGGCCAGGAACAAGTAAGTGGGGTTTTTTTCATTGTTTAATATTGCTTTGTGGTGGTGGTTGTTTTGGTGTATATGAATTGGGTTGAGTTGCGAATGCTGCAGGGTGAGGCTGCCGTGAATGCTGGTTCATCTGAGGGAGTTTTGGTTTCTGTTGAAGACAATGTGGCACTTGAAAATGCTATGGAAGCTGAAATTGCTTTGGAAGACAATGTGGCATCCGAAAATGCTGTGGAAGACAATGTGGCACCCAAAGACGCTATGGAGGACGATGTAGCACCTGGAGACGCTATGGAAGACAATGTTGTAACTGAAAATGCTAGGGAAGATAATCTGGCAGCCAAAAATGCTGTGGAAGACAATCTGGTAACTAAAAATGCTATGGAAGACAATTTGCCAGCCGAAAAGGCTATGGAAATCGAAAATGCTGTGGAAAACAATGTGGTAGCAGAAAATGCCGTCGAAGGCAATGTGGCAACTGAAAATTCTGTTGAAGAGATAGTGACAGCTGAAAATGCTGACGAAGATATTTGGTTTGCTGAAGCCAATGCTTTGTGTAATGAAGTAATGGATTGCCAGGTTAGTTATGTCTTTCGCTGTTTAACGTAATTTTTGGTGCATGAGTTGTACATGAGTTTCAGACATAACAAaatgtgaattttttttgtaatgtgATTTCTGATATGGGATATGTTTTTTCAGAAATCTTTCGAAGGTGATTATACAAATGAAAGCACAGAAAGCATGGATAAAGGAATATCAGAAATGgaagcaaacaaagaaacagTGGATACTTGGGTAAGATGATTGctcttacaacaacaacaacaacaacaaagccttttcccactaagtggggaaGATGATTGCTCTTAAATTGAACTAAATTGATAATCCACTTTtcaaatgaactagttttcgttttttttttttttttttttcccttttttctttttaaattttatatttgattttagCACCCTGCCCAGGGCTTTGTTGGTTAAAATAATTTAATGGCATACGTGCCTACtgcattttttgttaaaatcatGTGTTATCcaaaaatttgtatttttactCACTTTTGTAAAATGCAGGGAACTGATCAAACACTGGTGTCAAAGAATGAATGGCCATGTAAAGAGTCCAGCATTTCCTCATCGACAGTGTTAGGTTGGCCGACCTGTACTTCTCCCCCAGCTTCTGCAACATGCTCTATTCCAGTGGAAGAACAAGCGAGGTCTGCTGAAGCGAGGATACAGCAGAAGGCCTTGAAAGAATGCCTGGATTTCTTTTCTGAGAAAGATGGCTCATACAGTGATGAAGACAACAGCGAAGATGACGAGGAGGGTGATTTGATGGATGAAGATGGGTGTGAGGAAAGTGAGCTAAAGTTCTTTTCAAGAATATTTACGGAGGATGGTGAGTTGAGGAGTTTTTATGAGAAAAATTACGAAGGTGGGGAATTTTGCTGTTTGGTTTGTTGCGCATTAATGAAGAAAGGGTGGAAGAGGTTTAAAGGTGGTGTTGCGCTTCTTCAGCACTGCAATGCAATATTAAAGACAAAGAAGAAGGCGGCTCATAGGGCTTATGGGCAGGTTATTTGTAAACTCCTTGGTTGGGATATTGGTCAGCCTCCAACCATTGGCTCCATGGATAAAACTCTTGGAGAACCTTTGTCAGAGTCAGACAATTTGCCGGTCAGTAATATGTGCGTATGATATGTTGACTATGGTTCTTCAGTTCTATAAGTATTGTAAATTTGAACATTGCAGGGTGAAGTGGAGGAAAATGTTGACAATGACAAGGATAACATGGttgtatcaaatgaaaatgtggACTGCATGAGTGGTTATAATCGTGAAATGGTTTCAAATGAGGAATCTGATGTTGCTCACAGTAACGGAACATCACAGACACCCGAGATGCAGGTCAGTTTCAACTTGTTCTTTCCTCAACAAAGTCAAGTGAATCgcatattattattttgtgcTTACTGACGTGTATATACATCATAAATTCATAGTAACATTTCAGTAACTTGGATCTCATTTTAAAATTGCAGGGTGTGCCCGAGGAAAATGTGGTTGTTTCAAATGAAAACATGGACTCTATCAGTGGTTATAATGGTGAAACAGTTCCAAAAGAGGAATCTGATGGTGCTCATGGTGATGGAACATTTACGGTACCTGGGTTGCGGGTGAGTTTGAACTCAGTTGTTCACTCCTCAACAAAGTCAGGCGAGTCGCAGGTTATTTTTTCGTTGGTGATAATGTGTATGTCATACATTCATAGTTACATCTGATTGTTAAAACTTGGTTATAATTTTGAAATTGCAGGCTGAACCTGACAAAAATGTGGATGGTCGAAGTGAAGATTTGAATGTCTTTATGGAAAATTTAGAAACAGCGGTAATGTTGACATAACTCCCAAAGAGGTACGTGTTTGGCAATCTTAGTTATATTCGAGTGCAACGACATCGCTTTTCCCGGCAGGACAATCCTAAGAGAGATCAGCTTGGTCACAATGACGATTCGGTTTATCGATCATCATTTAAGTTGATCTTGTGAATCAATAGTAGAATTTCATGTGGCGCTTTGTTGTAAATGTTAACTTAGCTAAAGCTTGTGCAAGGCCATTCTTCAATGGATGTGTTGAATATATGCATTTGTCCTTTTGAAAgagtttctttcttttattgtgACGGTCGCACTTCCACGTTATGATGTCTCTTGTTTGCATAAGAGATTGGAAAGTTTTGAGTTCGGTTGCAATGGTACTTACTAAACAGTacaaattttaatcaaaatccAACTGGTGGAAAGATTCTTTAGATTCCTGTATGCAAAATCAAACCGTTGGTTTTCTAAATCACTCAGTGATACGTACTACCAATTAGCACCATTTAGCGAACTTCGAAAATTTCAAGTTCGTGGCCCAAGATTACAGATCTAGAACTTGCGGcctcagatatggacttggaacTTGCGATCTAGACTGAGATTCCAAACTCCAAACATCGAATCCAAGACATTGAAACTTGAAAACCAAGTCCCAAGTAACCCAAAACCTGAAccaaatatgatttgattttgaatctaatcaaatttcaatgcaaCAACTCCCAGTGTGCTTCAATTGGGTGCTCAGACCTTCGCAGAAACTTTTCATCGTCCATGTTTGCGACTAAGGCCCTTCGGCACAATGGCTTCAGGGATCCTAATATACGAAAAAATCTACACTACTCCGCCTCATAGAGCCCTTAGATCCAACCCAACGGATTCAAAGGAAAATGGACAACCATTGGACCGGATCGAAGGGATCGTCATGGCAGAGTATTCAATAGCCCGGAAGCTTTTAGCTTCAGTGTCATATCTTGAGgtgaaaaaaatcaaatctttcATTCAAAGCCATTGAGATGCAACATGAACGGCAAAACCGACCCCATTCAACATTTtacaattatttttaaaattacatATATTAAACACCACCAATGATTTCAACAGCAGCCCATGACATAATCATACAAAAGCAACATTTACATGATAAGCATCGTCCAACCGAAGCCGAAACTGAACCGTTGAGTTTTCTTACATAATGGAAATCTCCACAGGCACCAGCACCGGCTctttaaataaacatttaagagaaaaaaacaaTACAAAAGAAATTATCTTACTCGCACGCCAGTTTGGTGCCAAAGCTGGTAAGGCAAATAGCAAATGCCTGGAACGCTGACAAAGGCTGCCTATAATCCATGGTAAATGTATCATCACCCACTTTCCCGAACTGGAGAGCCGTTTCTTCGTCTCCTTTCCCTCCTGGCTGGCTTGGGTCCACAGCTGCAACCAGTTGAAAGTTCTTTACTGATGCCACCGTGACCCGACCATGGAAATTCAAACACCAGCACTGCAACTGATCATGCCATCTTGGAGCTTTGTTCCTCAAAAAGGTGTAACCAGAACTTGTAGAAGCTGTTTTCTTCAACTTTAAATTGTCCAAAGGTTTTCCAATGGCAGTTTCATCTGATGGTGGGCAAATAAGCGGGCAAATCATCCTCCTTGGACCTCTTGATTTTAGAAGGTTGAACTTGTAAGAGACCTGCCCAACTTCAAAGTTGCCTGCCGGAACTTGGGGGCTTATTTGCTTGCTTGCAAAACGACGAGTAGACCTACTGCTAGCAGGCTTTGCACCACTATGCGGTGGCTGGCTGTCATAGATTGTAAAATTGGTGCCCAGAAAATCGGAGCTGAAAAAGTTTAAGAAACCAAGTTAACATTCAAATTTGTTCTTTTAATTCAATGTAATGAAACCTCCTAAAAAATCAGTCAAGCTGATTCTGAATTCTAAAAAATGAGATCATGTCAACCTAACTTGGTATAAAACCTCTTACAGACATTCCAAAAAAGGGTCCCCTAACTTAACTTCCTTTCCCAAGAATGTCTTACCTTAATTTTCCCACATAAGCATTACTTCCTTGGGATATGTCATCAGCATCAAGTGATATTATATACTCATAGTTAGTGCCATGCCTGTATCTCCGTGCTGCTAAAAGAAACTTTCCCTTATCGGTGAATGCTGGGAAggggagaggaaaaaaaatatcacaGGAGAATGAGAAAACATTCAACCTTTAAGCATCCATGCAAGCTGTCACGAGCCACTCACATAAAAagtatcaaataaaacaaaagtttAACTCCACTGTATTCAATAGGAGTATTAAGTAGGAAATGAGAGTTACTATAGTCCCGATCTTCTGCACAACTAAACGACTACCATAAATAATAATTTGTCTGTGtcacaaaccaaaagactctcagTAAGATAAACCTTTCAAACTTAAAAGTCTACTCTACAAAAGTAATTTTCAGTATTGATCAAGTGCTCCTCCAAAATTTTTTCTTCAGCAAATGGTTAACAGTTTAAAACCTATAACTCTCTAATTGTTAGAGCTAAACCTGCTCTTTACATGTAATTAGGTTAGGAAAGGCTGCGAACCAAATTGATATAAAGTCAAAAGCTATGTAAGACCAAGATATTAAAGGTTTTGTTTGACAATTCTGAGATTGCCCAGATCCTGCTGAGTCAAGTCAACTTAGCAATTCAATCACCCGGAAAAATCTTCCATTTTTTCCGTCACATTAAAGTCAACTTAAATAGGGTTGGCCCAAGAAATTGTCCCCCTTCGAGTATTGACTTGGCGACTTACAGGTCAAAATTTGAAATAGTAAAGGTAAAACAGCTTCTGAAGACACATAGGAGTAAGTAATCCTGAAGTTGTTCTCATGTACATACttacatgaggtaagtgcaaGATAAAGGTAAAACGTTGAGGTCTTCTTGTTTCGTTTTATTAGACATTGGTGGGGAAAATCGCGTGGTCCTGGCTGCAAGAATGACAAAAGTGTAAGATCATCAGTTTCAGATCAATTTAttaaaaacactaaatttaAACCACTGAACACGATCCCATTGTCAATGATAAACCGGAAGCAACTTAATATTAAAACTTCAATCTCACTTCAAGACATGACTGAAAACAAGATAACCAGAAGCATAAAAGAAACAATCTTAAAATTTCATTCTCTTTTCTCCGTACGGACTATCATTAGAGTATAACAATAATCTGCCAAAAAATCCATAATTTCTTCATTAACAGTTTAGATTTTAGTTCTGGTAAATGGAGACATAACTTAGTATGGGGAATTTCATAAAATTCATTGTTTTTCAGACAAAACACAAGATTCAAAACACTATACGAAATACAAATATCTGGGTATTTTCTGGGAAGAGCATGTATAAATTTCGAACTTCCAAATTCTTGGTTAACAAGCATACACTCATACCCCAAAGGGGGAACCAAATCAGCTGCAAAATGGGGAGAATATTGATTAAACCCACAAAAGgatataaatgtggtgtttcAAGGCATGCAACTTCTTAACAATGCACATTCTCCAAATCTTGCTATTTTTTCCTCAGAATTACGCAAATTCACTCTGATCACAGATGAAGCCTGCGATCCAATAAAGTTTTAAGCTAGTTCATATTCCTTGATCTTGCGAATTGTGATCATCCAAGAAAATACGCTTATAATTGCAGACTTCAATAgtaaatttcatttttgaaaccaatcaCGACGTCGTACTCAAAGGGGGAACCAAAACAGCAGCAAATGGGGAAGAATGTTGAGCTAATCCCGCAAAAGGATACAAATGTGGTGCGTTTCAAAGCATACACCTTAAAAATGCACATTCTTTGAAAGTCACTCACTTTTTTCAAAATTCACTCTGTTCACAGATGAACCCCCTTGGCATCCCAATCAAAGTTTTCAGATTCCAACAGTGAATTTCACCATTAGTTTTTGGGAAACTGCAGAATGCGAAATCTTCCaggaaaaaaaacaactttCCACACAATCATTACCGATCTTCTAAAAACTATTCAAATTCCAAATTACACAAACTCATTTAACCTAAATTCTCCTAAAAACTAAACAAACAAATCGAAAATTACATCGCCAAGGGCATACCTGTTTAAGGCACGAAGGGAAGGTAATTTTGCCACTGTACGAAGGAGACCGCGCGATCTCCTTGGTGATATCCCTCCACCGCTTGCAGACACAGGCACAAGCGACGACGTTTTTGCGGTGAGGCCACTTGTCCTCGCTGGCCTCCACTCTCCGTATGATCTCACCGAGCAGCTCCGGGAGCATATCCGACCACGAAGACGACGACGGCGATGAAGATGAGTCAGCACAGTCCGAGTCGCGGACGACTCGGCGGttgcccccacgcgcctgatcCTCGTCGCTGAGCTTCAATTCCCTGAACGATTTGGAGAATTTCCGGGAGCGAAAGGCTTTCCGCAGAGACATGGGTTCAGATTGGGGCTCTAGGGTTAGGGTTCCGATCTCGAACTTGCTGGTAAAGAGAAGCAGTTTTTTCTCCTtacagagagaaaagagagcgaGAGTGGTAGGGGTTGATGATGAATGGGAGAAAATGAGTTTTGATAGAGAGCCGGGGCTGTGACGGGTGATATTTTGGAGGCCAATGGGAGAACGAGGATTGGACGCGTGGGGAGATGGGATGTGGTGGTG
Encoded proteins:
- the LOC103423048 gene encoding uncharacterized protein isoform X6, which produces MDPYFQQRLRDEVIYLHSLWYQGPPSSSSNPNPRLHQPNPYPNRNPNFNPNPNPNPNPNPNPYNRPRPRRNVTNPSQPDPLPQSGHQGPSSSSSKRKRNRNSRHERERPAKKNPSQPDPLPPHSGPPWPCPSPARDSAPGSSTQWPAMPAKPNSAAVAQPPSPEEQARLAALKLQHGALDFCRGLFSGNDGSDGEESEAEESEDGEDYCVENGETEEYKVLLNLFVERTELRRYYEVNYENGEFCCLVCDVLGKKKRVRSCVGLVQHSISITNTKKKRVHRAFAQVVCKVLGWDFDRLPTIVLKGERLGLSLENQGQEQGEAAVNAGSSEGVLVSVEDNVALENAMEAEIALEDNVASENAVEDNVAPKDAMEDDVAPGDAMEDNVVTENAREDNLAAKNAVEDNLVTKNAMEDNLPAEKAMEIENAVENNVVAENAVEGNVATENSVEEIVTAENADEDIWFAEANALCNEVMDCQKSFEGDYTNESTESMDKGISEMEANKETVDTWGTDQTLVSKNEWPCKESSISSSTVLGWPTCTSPPASATCSIPVEEQARSAEARIQQKALKECLDFFSEKDGSYSDEDNSEDDEEGDLMDEDGCEESELKFFSRIFTEDGELRSFYEKNYEGGEFCCLVCCALMKKGWKRFKGGVALLQHCNAILKTKKKAAHRAYGQVICKLLGWDIGQPPTIGSMDKTLGEPLSESDNLPGEVEENVDNDKDNMVVSNENVDCMSGYNREMVSNEESDVAHSNGTSQTPEMQGVPEENVVVSNENMDSISGYNGETVPKEESDGAHGDGTFTVPGLRVSLNSVVHSSTKSG
- the LOC103423048 gene encoding uncharacterized protein isoform X1, which codes for MDPYFQQRLRDEVIYLHSLWYQGPPSSSSNPNPRLHQPNPYPNRNPNFNPNPNPNPNPNPNPYNRPRPRRNVTNPSQPDPLPQSGHQGPSSSSSKRKRNRNSRHERERPAKKNPSQPDPLPPHSGPPWPCPSPARDSAPGSSTQWPAMPAKPNSAAVAQPPSPEEQARLAALKLQHGALDFCRGLFSGNDGSDGEESEAEESEDGEDYCVENGETEEYKVLLNLFVERTELRRYYEVNYENGEFCCLVCDVLGKKKRVRSCVGLVQHSISITNTKKKRVHRAFAQVVCKVLGWDFDRLPTIVLKGERLGLSLENQGQEQGEAAVNAGSSEGVLVSVEDNVALENAMEAEIALEDNVASENAVEDNVAPKDAMEDDVAPGDAMEDNVVTENAREDNLAAKNAVEDNLVTKNAMEDNLPAEKAMEIENAVENNVVAENAVEGNVATENSVEEIVTAENADEDIWFAEANALCNEVMDCQKSFEGDYTNESTESMDKGISEMEANKETVDTWGTDQTLVSKNEWPCKESSISSSTVLGWPTCTSPPASATCSIPVEEQARSAEARIQQKALKECLDFFSEKDGSYSDEDNSEDDEEGDLMDEDGCEESELKFFSRIFTEDGELRSFYEKNYEGGEFCCLVCCALMKKGWKRFKGGVALLQHCNAILKTKKKAAHRAYGQVICKLLGWDIGQPPTIGSMDKTLGEPLSESDNLPGEVEENVDNDKDNMVVSNENVDCMSGYNREMVSNEESDVAHSNGTSQTPEMQVSFNLFFPQQSQGVPEENVVVSNENMDSISGYNGETVPKEESDGAHGDGTFTVPGLRVSLNSVVHSSTKSGESQAEPDKNVDGRSEDLNVFMENLETAVMLT
- the LOC103423048 gene encoding uncharacterized protein isoform X3, coding for MDPYFQQRLRDEVIYLHSLWYQGPPSSSSNPNPRLHQPNPYPNRNPNFNPNPNPNPNPNPNPYNRPRPRRNVTNPSQPDPLPQSGHQGPSSSSSKRKRNRNSRHERERPAKKNPSQPDPLPPHSGPPWPCPSPARDSAPGSSTQWPAMPAKPNSAAVAQPPSPEEQARLAALKLQHGALDFCRGLFSGNDGSDGEESEAEESEDGEDYCVENGETEEYKVLLNLFVERTELRRYYEVNYENGEFCCLVCDVLGKKKRVRSCVGLVQHSISITNTKKKRVHRAFAQVVCKVLGWDFDRLPTIVLKGERLGLSLENQGQEQGEAAVNAGSSEGVLVSVEDNVALENAMEAEIALEDNVASENAVEDNVAPKDAMEDDVAPGDAMEDNVVTENAREDNLAAKNAVEDNLVTKNAMEDNLPAEKAMEIENAVENNVVAENAVEGNVATENSVEEIVTAENADEDIWFAEANALCNEVMDCQKSFEGDYTNESTESMDKGISEMEANKETVDTWGTDQTLVSKNEWPCKESSISSSTVLGWPTCTSPPASATCSIPVEEQARSAEARIQQKALKECLDFFSEKDGSYSDEDNSEDDEEGDLMDEDGCEESELKFFSRIFTEDGELRSFYEKNYEGGEFCCLVCCALMKKGWKRFKGGVALLQHCNAILKTKKKAAHRAYGQVICKLLGWDIGQPPTIGSMDKTLGEPLSESDNLPGEVEENVDNDKDNMVVSNENVDCMSGYNREMVSNEESDVAHSNGTSQTPEMQVSFNLFFPQQSQGVPEENVVVSNENMDSISGYNGETVPKEESDGAHGDGTFTVPGLRAEPDKNVDGRSEDLNVFMENLETAVMLT
- the LOC103423048 gene encoding uncharacterized protein isoform X2 produces the protein MDPYFQQRLRDEVIYLHSLWYQGPPSSSSNPNPRLHQPNPYPNRNPNFNPNPNPNPNPNPNPYNRPRPRRNVTNPSQPDPLPQSGHQGPSSSSSKRKRNRNSRHERERPAKKNPSQPDPLPPHSGPPWPCPSPARDSAPGSSTQWPAMPAKPNSAAVAQPPSPEEQARLAALKLQHGALDFCRGLFSGNDGSDGEESEAEESEDGEDYCVENGETEEYKVLLNLFVERTELRRYYEVNYENGEFCCLVCDVLGKKKRVRSCVGLVQHSISITNTKKKRVHRAFAQVVCKVLGWDFDRLPTIVLKGERLGLSLENQGQEQGEAAVNAGSSEGVLVSVEDNVALENAMEAEIALEDNVASENAVEDNVAPKDAMEDDVAPGDAMEDNVVTENAREDNLAAKNAVEDNLVTKNAMEDNLPAEKAMEIENAVENNVVAENAVEGNVATENSVEEIVTAENADEDIWFAEANALCNEVMDCQKSFEGDYTNESTESMDKGISEMEANKETVDTWGTDQTLVSKNEWPCKESSISSSTVLGWPTCTSPPASATCSIPVEEQARSAEARIQQKALKECLDFFSEKDGSYSDEDNSEDDEEGDLMDEDGCEESELKFFSRIFTEDGELRSFYEKNYEGGEFCCLVCCALMKKGWKRFKGGVALLQHCNAILKTKKKAAHRAYGQVICKLLGWDIGQPPTIGSMDKTLGEPLSESDNLPGEVEENVDNDKDNMVVSNENVDCMSGYNREMVSNEESDVAHSNGTSQTPEMQGVPEENVVVSNENMDSISGYNGETVPKEESDGAHGDGTFTVPGLRVSLNSVVHSSTKSGESQAEPDKNVDGRSEDLNVFMENLETAVMLT